The proteins below are encoded in one region of Juglans microcarpa x Juglans regia isolate MS1-56 chromosome 4D, Jm3101_v1.0, whole genome shotgun sequence:
- the LOC121261705 gene encoding leucine-rich repeat receptor-like protein kinase PXL1: MQTQLLFFCCYIGLSLVLAEGAQTTPNDELSTLISIKAVLIDPLDSLKDWRMPNRTLEKGSVLHCNWTGVMCNFKGLVEKLDLSNMNLSGSVSDSIQGLHSLSSFNICCNGFASSLPKSLSNLTSLKSIDVSQNSFIGSFPTGLGMASGLTSVNASSNNFSGFLPEDLGNATLLEILDFRGSFFEGSIPSSFKNLQKLKFLGLSGNNFTGKIPRELGQLSSLETIILGYNEFKGEIPVELGNLTNLQYLDLAVGSLSGQIPPELGTLKQLTTIYLYKNNFAGKIPPEIGNITSLVFLDLSDNQISGQIPAELAELKNLQLLNLMCNHLSGHIPSKLGELTKLEVLELWQNSLTGPLPTNLGQSSPMQWLDVSSNSLSGEIPQGLCNSGYLTKLILFNNSFSGPIPIGIAKCKSLVRVRMQNNDISGTIPFGLGDLPMLQRLELANNNLSGQIPEDIASSVSLSFIDISSNHFESYLPFTILSIPNLQIFIASSNNLEGPIPDQFQDCPSLSMLDLSSNHFSGKIPEGIDSCLKLVNLNLRSNQFTEGIPKALATMPSLAILDLSNNSLVGRIPENFGSSPALEMVNLSFNKLEGPVPSNGMLMTINPNDLMGNAGLCGGVLPPCSRTFAAPPGPRNMHVKHILVGFIVGISIILSLGIALFTGRWLFRRWYLYNSFFDDLFMKSNEQWPWRLVAFQKVSFTSSDILACIKESNLIGVGGTGVVYKAETHRPHAVVAVKKLWRSGSDIENSDDLLGEVNLLGRLRHRNIVRLLGYLHNETDIMMVYEYVPNGNLGTALHSKEATKLLVDWVTRYNIAVGVAQGLNYLHHDCRPPVIHRDIKCNNILLDANLEARIADFGLARMMVHKNETVSGVAGSYGYIAPEYGYTLKVNEKTDIYSFGVILLELLTGKMPLDPAFGEPIDIVQWVRRKIGNSRSLEETLDPNIAGECKHVQEEMLLVLRIALLCTAKLPKDRPSMRDIVTMLGEAKPRRKSLCQNGVHNSRKEKPIFSTSPVIGLM, from the exons ATGCAAACCCAATTACTGTTCTTCTGCTGTTACATTGGGCTCTCTCTTGTTCTTGCTGAGGGAGCTCAAACCACGCCAAATGATGAATTGTCAACCTTAATATCAATAAAAGCTGTTCTTATCGATCCTTTAGATAGCCTGAAGGATTGGCGAATGCCAAACAGAACGCTTGAGAAAGGTTCGGTACTGCATTGTAACTGGACTGGGGTCATGTGCAACTTCAAAGGCCTTGTGGAGAAGCTTGATCTCTCCAACATGAATCTCAGCGGCAGTGTTTCAGACTCCATTCAAGGTCTGCATAGTCTTTCTTCTTTCAACATTTGCTGTAATGGGTTTGCATCATCTTTGCCTAAATCACTATCCAATCTTACTTCACTGAAGAGCATTGATGTAAGTCAGAATTCCTTCATTGGCAGCTTCCCCACGGGTCTTGGAATGGCCTCAGGACTGACTTCAGTTAATGCATCAAGCAATAATTTCTCAGGTTTTCTTCCAGAGGATCTTGGAAATGCCACATTACTTGAGATCCTTGATTTTAGAGGGAGCTTCTTTGAAGGATCAATCCCTTCATCTTTCAAGAATTTGCAGAAACTGAAGTTCCTCGGCCTTTCCGGCAATAATTTCACAGGAAAGATTCCACGAGAACTCGGGCAACTTTCTTCCTTAGAGACAATAATTCTTGGATACAACGAATTTAAAGGTGAAATCCCGGTGGAGTTGGGCAACCTCACAAATCTTCAGTATCTTGACTTGGCTGTCGGAAGTCTCAGTGGCCAGATTCCACCTGAATTGGGTACGCTAAAACAACTTACCACGATATATTTGTACAAAAACAACTTTGCAGGAAAGATTCCACCAGAAATTGGTAACATTACATCGCTAGTTTTTCTAGATCTTTCTGATAATCAGATCTCAGGACAGATTCCAGCTGAGCTAGCAGAATTGAAGAACTTGCAGCTCTTGAATCTAATGTGCAATCACCTGTCTGGTCATATTCCAAGCAAGCTTGGCGAGTTGACTAAATTAGAGGTACTTGAGCTATGGCAGAACTCTTTGACAGGTCCTTTGCCAACAAATCTTGGACAAAGCTCCCCCATGCAATGGTTAGACGTGTCATCAAATTCATTGTCGGGTGAGATTCCACAAGGTTTGTGTAATTCAGGCTATCTCACAAAACTCATCCTTTTCAACAACTCCTTTTCCGGCCCCATCCCAATTGGTATTGCAAAATGTAAGTCACTAGTACGTGTCCGAATGCAAAATAATGACATTTCCGGGACCATTCCTTTTGGTTTGGGAGATCTTCCAATGCTTCAAAGGCTGGAATTGGCAAACAACAATCTCAGTGGCCAAATCCCAGAAGATATTGCCTCCTCTGTATCGCTTTCTTTCATTGATATCTCCTCGAACCACTTTGAATCATATCTTCCTTTCACCATTCTCTCTATTCCTAATCTACAAATCTTCATCGCTTCCAGCAACAATCTGGAGGGTCCTATCCCAGACCAATTCCAAGACTGCCCATCACTTTCCATGCTCGATCTTTCAAGCAACCATTTCTCAGGAAAAATTCCAGAAGGAATTGATTCGTGTCTAAAGCTAGTGAATCTAAATCTTCGAAGCAACCAGTTTACAGAAGGAATTCCCAAAGCACTTGCAACCATGCCATCACTAGCTATTCTTGATCTGTCCAACAATTCTCTTGTTGGTCGGATACCCGAAAATTTTGGAAGCTCACCCGCCCTGGAAATGGTCAACCTCTCATTCAACAAGCTCGAGGGTCCAGTCCCCTCAAATGGTATGTTGATGACGATCAATCCTAACGATCTAATGGGCAATGCGGGTCTCTGTGGTGGAGTACTTCCACCATGTTCTCGAACTTTTGCTGCACCACCAGGGCCAAGAAACATGCATGTAAAACACATCCTAGTGGGATTTATTGTAGGGATTTCAATAATTCTGTCTCTTGGAATAGCTTTGTTCACTGGAAGATGGCTATTTAGAAGATGGTACTTATATAACAGCTTCTTTGATGATTTATTCATGAAGAGCAATGAACAATGGCCTTGGAGGCTAGTTGCATTCCAGAAGGTCAGTTTCACCAGCAGCGACATACTAGCTTGCATTAAAGAATCAAACCTAATCGGCGTTGGCGGAACTGGTGTAGTGTACAAGGCTGAAACTCATCGGCCACATGCAGTTGTTGCTGTCAAGAAGCTATGGAGGTCAGGGTCGGACATCGAAAACAGCGACGATCTTTTGGGAGAGGTGAATCTTCTAGGGAGGCTTCGACATAGGAACATTGTAAGGCTTTTAGGGTATCTTCACAATGAAACTGACATTATGATGGTATATGAGTACGTGCCAAATGGGAATTTGGGGACGGCACTCCACAGTAAAGAAGCTACAAAGTTGTTGGTGGATTGGGTTACCCGATACAACATAGCAGTCGGGGTTGCACAAGGGCTGAATTACCTCCATCACGACTGCCGCCCGCCAGTAATCCACCGGGATATCAAGTGCAACAACATACTCCTTGATGCCAATCTCGAGGCAAGGATAGCGGATTTTGGGTTGGCGAGGATGATGGTTCATAAGAACGAGACTGTTTCTGGGGTGGCTGGATCTTATGGGTATATTGCACCTG AATACGGATATACTCTGAAGGTCAACGAGAAGACAGACATATACAGTTTTGGTGTCATACTTTTGGAGCTTCTGACTGGGAAAATGCCTTTAGATCCAGCATTTGGAGAACCGATCGATATTGTCCAATGGGTTCGCAGGAAGATTGGAAACAGCAGAAGCTTAGAAGAAACACTGGATCCCAACATAGCTGGTGAATGCAAACATGTCCAAGAAGAGATGCTCCTCGTCCTTCGAATAGCACTTCTCTGTACTGCAAAGCTCCCCAAGGACAGACCGTCTATGAGGGACATTGTAACGATGCTTGGAGAGGCAAAGCCGAGAAGGAAGAGCCTTTGTCAAAATGGGGTACACAATAGTAGAAAAGAGAAGCCAATCTTTAGCACCTCGCCTGTAATAGGTCTTATGTAG